From the Spiroplasma chrysopicola DF-1 genome, one window contains:
- a CDS encoding IS481 family transposase yields the protein MITSIITENELYKLHRGFKKWYGRVEPTKETNYIYHHLSNYFNLCHKYYLKSHSLNQLIKLFYKGKQTFYTWSNKIKEFLLNSYDFEWFKKTSTRPKTIHYHYSKIYKRKIAKMIKTYREKYGTGIYEFYNLTLANYFTYQNMPIKHNIKTLIKWDKTFNNYSKRKNIKKIYQRYEMPELGHVQHDVKILTKNMTGYKKDLYIFDYIDEKSRYAVAYVSAHKTQDIAAKLFEKAYFEFKNIGINIKRIRTDNGTEYVYNHRSNYAHRKSEFTKAVNKKGVAHQTTPVRSPQSNGKIERFHRNWNKFFEYLPRYLKEIDDIEKQIKIFLNYYNNIRRHKSINLLTPAEAVLKFLKD from the coding sequence ATGATAACAAGTATTATTACTGAAAATGAATTATATAAATTACATCGTGGTTTTAAAAAGTGGTATGGGCGTGTTGAACCAACTAAAGAAACAAATTATATCTATCATCATTTGTCAAATTATTTTAATTTATGCCATAAATACTATTTAAAAAGTCACTCATTAAACCAGTTAATTAAATTATTTTATAAAGGCAAACAAACATTTTATACATGATCAAATAAAATTAAAGAATTTTTATTAAATTCTTATGATTTTGAATGATTTAAAAAGACTTCAACACGACCAAAAACTATTCATTATCATTATAGTAAAATATATAAAAGAAAAATTGCTAAGATGATTAAAACATACCGAGAAAAATATGGCACAGGGATATATGAGTTTTATAATTTAACATTAGCAAATTATTTTACCTACCAAAATATGCCAATTAAACATAACATTAAAACATTAATAAAATGAGATAAAACATTTAATAATTATTCTAAGCGTAAAAATATAAAGAAAATATATCAACGTTATGAAATGCCCGAATTAGGACATGTTCAACATGATGTTAAAATATTAACTAAAAATATGACAGGTTACAAAAAAGATTTGTATATTTTTGATTACATTGATGAAAAATCACGTTATGCAGTGGCTTATGTTTCTGCGCATAAAACACAAGATATTGCTGCTAAACTATTTGAAAAAGCTTATTTTGAATTTAAAAATATTGGCATTAACATTAAGAGAATTCGAACAGACAATGGAACTGAATATGTATATAATCATCGTTCAAATTATGCTCATCGAAAAAGTGAATTTACAAAAGCAGTAAATAAAAAAGGAGTTGCTCATCAGACAACTCCAGTGCGTTCCCCACAGTCAAATGGGAAAATTGAAAGATTTCATCGTAACTGAAATAAGTTTTTTGAATATTTACCAAGATATCTTAAGGAAATTGATGATATTGAAAAACAAATTAAAATCTTTCTAAATTATTATAACAATATTCGACGACATAAGAGCATAAATCTTTTAACACCTGCTGAAGCTGTGTTAAAATTTTTAAAAGACTAA
- a CDS encoding DUF3196 family protein produces MGQDNYYDELLSTIKNLIAQGQYQNAQEKIKDELAMPYVPNLVEKELKTLAKVITSQIKYDKDLDNPWTPAKITAVLTQPLLSVDEFLMVVPILQAQNLRNFLPIITELLVNPAIADPIKVRVLFLLQEQEITTPIKVVKKKMTFTTTPDKLKWTYDDDNHQTMIKLFDEIVYNDNPSLYHLCLNLLEAYYLYRFPDSLATLEIPVLTIAIITQANKMLGVDYAYQQLASRFGVNPQLVADHVSVLSQIDF; encoded by the coding sequence ATGGGACAAGATAATTACTATGATGAATTATTATCAACAATTAAAAATTTAATTGCGCAAGGACAATATCAGAACGCCCAAGAAAAAATCAAGGATGAATTAGCAATGCCCTATGTTCCTAACCTGGTTGAAAAAGAATTAAAAACTTTGGCGAAGGTGATTACTAGCCAAATAAAATATGATAAAGACCTTGATAACCCTTGAACGCCAGCTAAAATTACCGCAGTTTTAACTCAACCCTTATTGTCAGTTGATGAATTTTTAATGGTTGTCCCAATTTTACAAGCCCAAAATTTACGAAATTTTTTACCAATAATTACAGAACTATTAGTTAATCCAGCCATTGCTGATCCAATTAAAGTTCGCGTATTATTTCTGTTGCAAGAACAAGAAATTACAACCCCAATCAAAGTTGTTAAAAAAAAGATGACTTTCACAACTACCCCTGATAAATTAAAATGGACTTATGATGATGATAATCATCAAACGATGATAAAATTATTTGATGAAATAGTTTATAATGACAACCCTAGTTTATACCACTTATGTTTAAACTTATTAGAAGCTTATTATCTATATCGCTTCCCTGATTCATTAGCAACGCTTGAGATTCCTGTTTTAACGATTGCGATTATTACTCAAGCCAATAAGATGCTTGGCGTTGATTATGCATATCAACAATTAGCCAGTCGTTTTGGTGTTAACCCCCAATTAGTGGCTGATCATGTTAGTGTTCTTAGCCAAATTGATTTTTAG
- a CDS encoding ECF transporter S component: MRQKYQQIFKINSRKIVSLAIIVALYVLLSWISKLINLSIFPAAPFLKIELTDFIFLMALKIIGLFYTLFITIVVSWLRILYLGDLPIDVFALMLADLVFIILFWGLTFLFNKIIANQKNSKKLEYLSLSCALGLATVGVSFIMAFFNWLFILPMYGAFMNYPPEVITWFKGILIPILVPFNLIKFGINGVFFVMIYRAVVIIAQQYHHRQFNQAPKRFPVYSILDFSEELYC, encoded by the coding sequence ATGCGCCAAAAATATCAGCAAATTTTTAAAATTAATAGTAGAAAAATTGTTAGTTTAGCCATTATTGTGGCGTTATATGTTTTATTATCATGAATCAGTAAACTAATTAACTTATCAATTTTTCCGGCTGCCCCATTTTTAAAAATCGAATTAACAGATTTTATTTTTTTAATGGCTTTAAAAATTATTGGATTGTTTTATACCTTATTTATTACAATTGTTGTTTCGTGATTACGAATCCTATATTTGGGGGATTTGCCGATTGATGTTTTTGCCCTAATGCTAGCTGATCTTGTTTTTATTATTTTGTTTTGAGGATTAACATTCCTGTTTAATAAAATCATCGCTAACCAAAAAAATAGCAAAAAACTTGAGTATTTATCGTTAAGTTGTGCCTTAGGTTTAGCAACAGTTGGGGTTAGTTTTATAATGGCCTTTTTTAACTGATTATTTATCTTACCAATGTATGGGGCTTTTATGAATTACCCCCCTGAAGTAATTACTTGATTTAAGGGAATTTTGATTCCAATTTTAGTGCCATTTAATTTAATTAAATTTGGGATAAATGGAGTTTTTTTTGTAATGATTTATCGGGCTGTTGTTATTATTGCCCAGCAATATCACCATCGTCAATTTAATCAAGCGCCAAAACGATTTCCAGTTTATTCAATCCTTGATTTTTCCGAAGAATTATACTGTTAA
- the tig gene encoding trigger factor encodes MKFKAEKILAKGIGKWTVTIDGKEWTDYVKKAEQKAANELEIPGFRKGKVPADLIKKHLTEAKILNSAHRLVVNKAYEFAFNQKSDVQPFSSPVPTVKKLSKEEYILELDFDLKPEITINRYTGFDNIKKEKVGAKKEDIDRSIDQLRDRFAIHKPKDSGIEKGDTVIFDFEGFVNNEPFKGGKATDFTLEIGSGQFIPGFEDGMIGFKSGEERDLQVTFPADYHIEELKGQPAVFKLKIKEVKSKELPELNDDLAKDINLKGIDTLAKLREHVENNIKEQLQKQEYDRFIGLLFREIVKDSNILIPESIIKKEANQLKNEFKQKLTAQQMDIKTYKERSGLTEEDIYEELFKDAKNRLENGVIVDAVLNKEKFDINPTEIDEQYEKLGKQFGIDGKTLKEAKLISEEQVKEQLIHDKVFAFLYEKNGK; translated from the coding sequence ATGAAATTTAAAGCAGAAAAAATCCTTGCAAAAGGGATTGGAAAATGAACTGTAACAATTGATGGTAAAGAATGAACAGACTATGTAAAAAAAGCTGAACAAAAAGCCGCTAATGAATTAGAAATCCCAGGTTTTCGGAAAGGAAAAGTTCCGGCTGATTTAATTAAAAAACATTTAACAGAAGCAAAAATTTTAAACAGTGCGCACCGTTTAGTTGTAAATAAAGCTTATGAATTTGCGTTTAACCAAAAATCAGATGTTCAACCATTTTCATCACCAGTTCCAACTGTTAAAAAATTAAGTAAAGAAGAATACATTTTGGAGTTAGACTTTGATTTAAAACCAGAAATCACAATTAATCGTTATACAGGGTTTGATAATATTAAAAAAGAAAAAGTTGGTGCTAAAAAAGAAGATATTGATCGTAGTATTGACCAATTACGTGATCGCTTTGCGATTCATAAACCAAAAGATAGTGGAATTGAAAAAGGTGATACAGTAATCTTTGATTTTGAAGGTTTTGTTAATAATGAACCATTTAAAGGTGGTAAAGCAACTGATTTTACTTTAGAAATTGGTAGTGGGCAATTTATTCCAGGTTTTGAAGATGGGATGATTGGTTTTAAAAGTGGTGAAGAACGTGATCTGCAAGTAACATTCCCTGCCGATTATCATATTGAAGAATTAAAAGGACAACCAGCAGTATTTAAATTAAAAATTAAAGAAGTAAAATCAAAAGAATTACCAGAATTAAATGATGATTTAGCAAAAGATATTAATTTAAAAGGAATTGATACTTTAGCAAAATTACGTGAACATGTTGAAAATAACATTAAAGAACAATTACAAAAACAAGAATATGACCGTTTTATTGGTTTACTATTTCGCGAAATTGTCAAAGATTCAAATATTTTAATTCCAGAATCAATTATTAAAAAAGAAGCTAACCAATTAAAAAATGAATTTAAACAAAAATTAACAGCACAACAAATGGATATAAAAACATACAAAGAACGTTCAGGTTTAACTGAAGAAGATATTTATGAAGAATTATTCAAAGATGCTAAAAATCGTTTAGAAAATGGTGTTATTGTTGATGCGGTTTTAAATAAAGAAAAATTTGATATTAATCCAACCGAAATTGATGAACAATATGAAAAATTAGGAAAACAATTTGGAATTGATGGAAAAACTTTAAAAGAAGCCAAATTAATTTCAGAAGAACAAGTAAAAGAACAATTAATTCATGATAAAGTTTTTGCCTTTTTATACGAAAAAAATGGTAAATAG